The genomic stretch GGGAGCGGGCACTATATCGTGCCATACGAAGGACGGCAGTTTCGCGCACAAGCTGGTTTCGCTGTATTAGGAGAGACTGCAACTGATTGAAGAGAGGCGTTTTATCAATCTGCATGAGCATTTGCCCCTGTTGAACCAGTTCTCCTTCTCGGACAAGAACCGCAGTCACCGTTCCCCCTGTCTTAGACTGTACCCCCTGGGATTGGGAGAGGGGCTCTAGCTTCCCTGGTGCATCGACCACCACATCTACCCGTGCCACGATCGACCAAACCAGACCCGCTGATAGTCCCAGCACAATGCCAAGGGTCAGCCGCTTTGTCCAGCCTGCCGGAGTGGGAAGGCTCATTGCACCATCATTAACGCTCTGTTCGATCTGTTCTAATTTGGTGAGGTACTGCTGGCGCAGATTTGCCAGTAGGTTGAAACGTTGGGGACGAAGACGCATAGACTAAACCTCCAATGATTTCAAATGTGATATTGCTGTCGTTAATCTGAATGAATATTGTGGCGAGACTGCTGTTGATACAGACCGTAATACAGCTGGCGATCGCGCATGAGCTGCTGATGCGTTCCCTGTTCGACAATCATTCCGGACTGCATGAGCAGAATCCAATCGGCGCAGGTGATGGTATTGAGGCGATGGGTAATAAAGAAGCAGGTTCGATCGCGGAAACGCTGCATCAAATTCTCACACACCCGTTTTTCGGTTTCGTAGTCCAGGGCACTGGTTGCCTCATCAAAGATTAATAGTTTGGGATTGCGGGCTACCACACGGGCGATCGCAATTCGCTGTCGCTGTCCGCCTGACAGAGAGCCGCCCCGTTCCCCAACCGGAGTGTTATAGCCATCGGGGAGCTGCATGATAAAGTCATGTGCCTCAGCGATCGTTGCTGCTTCTATGACGGCTGCATCGGATATTGGTTCAAACAGGGCGATATTGTCGCGAATCGTTCCTTCAAATAGCACGGCATCCTGGGGCACAATGCCAATCTGCTGCCGCAGGGAATCCAGGCTGACTTTGCTGACATCATATCCGTCTAAATAAATTCTGCCTGTCTGCGGGGTGTATAGGCGGGGCAACAGTTTCATCAGCGTACTTTTTCCCGATCCGCTTTGTCCGACGATCCCGACGAAGGAAGCCGGAGCAATGTTTAAGTGAACGTTCGTTAACTGTGGATTTAACTGTGGCGTTCCCGCTCTAAAGGCAAAACTGACATCGCTGTACTGAACGTGACCGCGAATTGCAGGTAGCTGAAGCTGGGTGCGATCCTCCAATTCTTCCATTGGGGCATCTGCAATGTCTGCGAGTAGCTCCATTGAAAGTGACGTTTCCTGAAATCGCTGCCACAGGGATGCCAGGCGCAGCAAAGGCGCGGTGACATAGCCCGCCAGAATCCGAAAGGCAATTAAGCCCCCCAGCGTCAGTTCCCCCTTTAACACCAGATCCGCCCCAACCCACAGCACCAGCAGGCTGCTCACCGTACTTAAGAAGGAATTAAACGAAGAGAATAATGTCCCCACCGTTGCCGTCTTGAAACCGCTGCTCAAATACTGCACGTAGCGATCGCGCCAGGTTGCCTCGACGAGGGGTTCAATATGCTGTGCTTTAACGGTAAAAATGCCGCCCAAAACCTCGACCAGATAGGCTTGAACTTTGGCGTGGCGATCGGATTTTGCGCGAATTAGCTTTTTCTGAATAGCGGCAACCAGGAGCGTCGAGATCACAATCACAGGAATGCTGAGCATGACGCACCAGGCTAAGCGGCTGCTATAGAGAAACATGACCGCAATGTAGAACAGGGAAAAGATCACGTCCAGCACCACGGTCAATGCCGTACTGGTGAGGAACTGGCGGATATTCTCCAGCTCAGACAGGCGGGCAGAGAGTTCACCCACGGGACGCTGCTCGAAAAAGGGCAGGGGCAAATGGAGCAGATGGCGCACGATTTCAATGCCCAGATGCAGATCAACCCGGTTTGCGGTACTGGCAAACAAATACATCCGCAGGATAGAAAGCCCGCCCTCAAAGAAGGCACAGAGCAGCATCAGGATGCCAAACATGGTCATGGCGTTGGGGTTTGCCGCCACAATGACGCTGTCGATCACCTGCTGTACCAGAAGCGGATTGGCTAAATTCAAAAGCTGGATAAACAGGGACGCGATCAAAACCTGAATTAGAATTCCCCGTTGGGTCAGCAGAATGGGCACAAACCACTGGAAGTCGAACTGCTTTGTTGGCGTATGGGGCAACCGCTCCAGCACGATCGCTCTACAAGTGTCTCCAGGCTGATTAGAAGCCGTGTCATAGCCTGTCCTATCCGACTCTAAGCGAGCTGCCAGTTCTGCTGTTTTCAGGCGCAGTAGACCTGTGCGGGGAGAAGCGACGATCGCCGTTGTGGGGGTGACTTCGTACAGCACTACCAGAATTTGCTGACACTGAAGCAGACAGGGAGTTGGCAATCGGTTCAGCCCGCCCGCTGTCGGTGTGAAATGGATTGCTTCCGCCCGCAGCCCGATCGCCTCTGCAATCCGTGAGCAAACCTCCAGTCCGTCCCAATCCTCTAACGCACGACGCCTGAGCCACTGGCGCAAAAAATCAGGACGATAGGGCACGCGAAACCAGCTACAGATCATCCCCAAGCAGGCAACGATATCTTCGATCGGTTCAGCCAGGGGAGAACGCCATACGGGATAGTCTGATGAAGCGGGAGAGAACGCGGGAGCAGCAATTTCTGTAGATATTTCGGTAGATCCCGGAGAGGATGGCGGGAGGACAGCAGCACTACCGGAGGCAGGCAGGAGGGAAATTGGCGGCAGTCCAGAAGGCGCAACCTCCGCAGCGGGGATCTGACCCTGAATCAGAACGGATGAAAGAAAGTCGCGATCGATTCCAATCAGACGAAACGGAAAACGGGCAGTATCATCGGCACAGAGTTCCCGCATGGATTGAATGACTGTGCCAGGAGGAACCGGAAGATGGTCCCCACCGCTCAGAAGCCAGATGCGATCGGCTGCAAGGAAATCGGCATTCTGGGAATGGGAATTTAGCGAATTTGACCGGAGTGGATTGAGTGAATTTAGATTTAAGGGGGAACCTGATTTGAGGGATTGGGAAAAAATATGTTGAACGATCGCTAGCTGATTGTGTTCAATGTATCTAACCAGATCCTTTGCCTGAATGTCAGACGATCGGGTTGGTAAACTTGTCAG from Leptolyngbya ohadii IS1 encodes the following:
- a CDS encoding peptidase domain-containing ABC transporter, producing MTSVNVSLQPFVAQFFSTWLFSPLPEEVRKAIAAQLQLCSFYPGAVIHSAKELPSAIHYVIQGRVRILGAATYHSPTLEVAEPGAIVGWDSLLRRVCSGSARAAIQVGESAEDQEILTLSLSADTFESLALQYLMPTLGDRLSSLELFDTLTRFLTSLPTRSSDIQAKDLVRYIEHNQLAIVQHIFSQSLKSGSPLNLNSLNPLRSNSLNSHSQNADFLAADRIWLLSGGDHLPVPPGTVIQSMRELCADDTARFPFRLIGIDRDFLSSVLIQGQIPAAEVAPSGLPPISLLPASGSAAVLPPSSPGSTEISTEIAAPAFSPASSDYPVWRSPLAEPIEDIVACLGMICSWFRVPYRPDFLRQWLRRRALEDWDGLEVCSRIAEAIGLRAEAIHFTPTAGGLNRLPTPCLLQCQQILVVLYEVTPTTAIVASPRTGLLRLKTAELAARLESDRTGYDTASNQPGDTCRAIVLERLPHTPTKQFDFQWFVPILLTQRGILIQVLIASLFIQLLNLANPLLVQQVIDSVIVAANPNAMTMFGILMLLCAFFEGGLSILRMYLFASTANRVDLHLGIEIVRHLLHLPLPFFEQRPVGELSARLSELENIRQFLTSTALTVVLDVIFSLFYIAVMFLYSSRLAWCVMLSIPVIVISTLLVAAIQKKLIRAKSDRHAKVQAYLVEVLGGIFTVKAQHIEPLVEATWRDRYVQYLSSGFKTATVGTLFSSFNSFLSTVSSLLVLWVGADLVLKGELTLGGLIAFRILAGYVTAPLLRLASLWQRFQETSLSMELLADIADAPMEELEDRTQLQLPAIRGHVQYSDVSFAFRAGTPQLNPQLTNVHLNIAPASFVGIVGQSGSGKSTLMKLLPRLYTPQTGRIYLDGYDVSKVSLDSLRQQIGIVPQDAVLFEGTIRDNIALFEPISDAAVIEAATIAEAHDFIMQLPDGYNTPVGERGGSLSGGQRQRIAIARVVARNPKLLIFDEATSALDYETEKRVCENLMQRFRDRTCFFITHRLNTITCADWILLMQSGMIVEQGTHQQLMRDRQLYYGLYQQQSRHNIHSD